One genomic segment of Tursiops truncatus isolate mTurTru1 chromosome 11, mTurTru1.mat.Y, whole genome shotgun sequence includes these proteins:
- the LOC109551537 gene encoding small integral membrane protein 45 has product MPHFLDWFVPVYLFISVLILVGFGACIYYFEPGLQEAHKWRMQRPLVDRDLRKSMMVRDNLAFGGPEV; this is encoded by the coding sequence ATGCCGCACTTCCTGGACTGGTTCGTGCCTGTTTACCTGTTCATCTCTGTCCTCATTCTGGTGGGCTTCGGCGCCTGCATCTACTACTTCGAGCCCGGTTTGCAGGAGGCGCACAAGTGGCGCATGCAGCGCCCCCTGGTGGACCGTGACCTCCGCAAGTCAATGATGGTTCGCGACAACCTGGCCTTCGGGGGCCCCGAGGTCTGA